From the genome of Nostoc punctiforme PCC 73102, one region includes:
- a CDS encoding filamentous hemagglutinin N-terminal domain-containing protein translates to MTKALSWLIKGSTLFCLLPWEPIAAQIVPDATLRVNSSVTREGNNTSAITGGTQFGSNLFHSFGQFSVPTGSTVYFKNALDIQNILTRVTGSSISNIDGLIRANGIANVFLINPNGIIFGPNASLNIGGSFFGTTASNIKFADGISFDAKPLSGAEPLLTVSVPVGLGFGTNAGNIHVFGDGQGIRKTSDLIDTSSGLRVQPNQTLALVGGDILLSRGTLKTTGGQIELGSVAGAGLVNLIPTDKGWTLGYSGISAFGEIQLSGAAAVDASGDGGGNIQIQAMKLMLDGGSQIESSTLGAGTGGTLKINASDSVNLVGLPEVDSFFNTGISSLVYPRATGSGGNINIETGRLNIRDGAGIAAGTYGFGNAGSIEVLAHDSVEVLRKPTANAGSSITSLAQRGSTGSGGNIKIETARLSLRSGGVISSGTFGQGSGGNVSITADEEVQVTGKSLTGNSPSRISARTGGTGKAGNLTIEAERLTVTDGGRVNIGGEKIPKNLNFQPGQGNAGTLRINADSINLDRGTITAGTEGGTKGEGGDIFLHSGDLQLRDSIITATAGGNGDGGNITINTDILVAIKNSSITANAFEGRGGNITINARGLFLSLNSLITASSKYGINGTVKYNIADTNIYPTQLKAEVIPITPEITPVCQARAGTEVNSFRVSSTRNLQSKPNNLMFNNVEQSNSVPVPALNNSHNPKSLRSNQATQIIEANVLIRDSQGNLVLTTDQANPTWDNASLSASSCFSGSQW, encoded by the coding sequence ATGACAAAAGCTTTATCCTGGCTTATCAAGGGCAGCACCTTGTTTTGTCTATTGCCTTGGGAGCCAATTGCGGCACAAATTGTTCCCGATGCAACCCTAAGAGTTAACTCCAGCGTCACACGAGAGGGTAATAATACCAGTGCGATAACGGGAGGAACCCAATTCGGAAGCAATTTGTTCCATAGCTTTGGACAGTTTTCTGTGCCCACAGGAAGCACAGTTTACTTCAAAAATGCCCTAGACATCCAAAACATTTTGACAAGAGTGACGGGTAGCTCAATATCTAATATTGATGGTTTAATTCGAGCTAACGGCATAGCCAACGTATTTCTTATTAATCCCAATGGGATTATTTTTGGGCCGAATGCTTCACTGAATATTGGCGGCTCGTTCTTCGGCACTACTGCTAGTAATATTAAATTTGCTGATGGCATCTCCTTCGATGCTAAACCCCTTAGTGGTGCAGAACCTCTGTTGACAGTGAGCGTGCCTGTGGGATTAGGATTTGGGACAAATGCTGGAAATATTCACGTCTTTGGAGACGGTCAAGGTATAAGAAAAACTTCAGACCTCATAGATACTAGTTCTGGTCTACGCGTGCAGCCAAATCAAACCTTAGCTTTGGTGGGCGGTGATATATTACTCTCACGTGGAACGCTTAAAACAACAGGGGGACAGATTGAATTAGGCAGCGTGGCTGGAGCGGGTTTGGTCAACCTGATTCCTACAGATAAAGGCTGGACGTTGGGATATTCAGGCATCTCAGCCTTTGGAGAGATCCAGTTGTCTGGAGCAGCAGCAGTTGATGCCAGTGGTGATGGTGGTGGCAATATTCAAATACAAGCCATGAAGCTAATGCTAGACGGTGGTTCTCAGATTGAGTCCAGCACATTAGGAGCAGGAACGGGGGGAACATTGAAAATTAATGCTTCAGATTCAGTGAACCTAGTGGGATTACCAGAAGTTGATTCGTTTTTCAACACTGGTATATCGAGCCTAGTTTACCCAAGAGCTACCGGATCTGGTGGCAACATCAATATTGAAACTGGGCGGTTAAATATCCGGGATGGAGCAGGGATCGCTGCTGGTACGTATGGCTTCGGAAATGCTGGTTCCATAGAGGTCTTAGCTCATGATTCAGTAGAAGTGCTGCGAAAACCAACAGCGAATGCAGGCAGTTCCATAACAAGTTTGGCCCAACGAGGATCTACCGGTTCTGGCGGTAACATCAAGATTGAAACTGCGCGCTTAAGTCTACGCTCTGGAGGAGTGATATCATCAGGCACATTTGGGCAGGGTTCGGGAGGCAACGTATCTATAACTGCTGACGAAGAAGTGCAAGTAACCGGAAAGTCATTAACTGGTAATTCTCCTAGCAGAATATCAGCTCGAACTGGAGGAACTGGAAAGGCCGGAAATCTGACAATCGAAGCAGAACGATTAACTGTCACTGATGGTGGGAGAGTAAATATTGGTGGTGAAAAAATTCCAAAAAATCTCAACTTTCAGCCAGGACAAGGAAATGCAGGAACCCTCCGAATCAACGCAGACAGTATCAATCTAGACAGAGGTACTATCACAGCTGGCACAGAAGGCGGCACCAAGGGCGAAGGAGGCGACATTTTCTTACACTCTGGTGACTTACAATTACGTGACAGTATCATTACTGCGACTGCTGGGGGTAATGGCGACGGCGGCAACATCACTATCAACACAGATATCTTAGTTGCAATAAAAAATAGCAGCATCACCGCAAATGCCTTTGAGGGCCGTGGTGGGAATATCACAATTAATGCTAGGGGACTATTCCTTTCCCTTAATAGCTTAATAACAGCTAGTTCCAAGTACGGAATTAACGGTACTGTTAAATATAACATCGCTGATACTAACATTTACCCTACTCAACTAAAAGCAGAAGTAATTCCAATAACTCCTGAAATCACCCCAGTTTGTCAGGCACGAGCAGGCACAGAAGTAAATAGTTTTCGAGTTAGTAGTACTCGCAATCTCCAATCTAAGCCTAATAACCTGATGTTTAACAATGTTGAGCAAAGTAACTCTGTTCCAGTTCCAGCTTTGAATAATTCACATAATCCAAAATCATTAAGAAGTAACCAAGCTACACAAATCATAGAAGCCAACGTTTTGATTCGGGATTCTCAAGGAAATTTAGTTTTGACAA
- a CDS encoding class I SAM-dependent methyltransferase: protein MNRKRSESFNEVAEIYDAARPSYPSQLIEDVIEMANLTDSASILDIGTGTGKGTVPFAEKGYAIYCLEPGERLIAIASQNMRLYPKVIFETVTLEDWNLRPSAFDLAISAQAFHWVNREKGYPKVAQALKEKGYIAFFWNFSILPDTSIFQALKETFQKYVPTISNAKPSSVESLIKKRENWILNSFYFKNLVVKKYPWSINYDAEGYLGLLKTQTAYQKFTGTEKQDFSDAIIQILNAHGGYVTKPYLSVLFFAQKI from the coding sequence ATGAACAGAAAACGTAGTGAGTCCTTTAATGAAGTTGCAGAAATCTATGATGCAGCACGCCCTAGTTATCCATCTCAATTGATTGAAGATGTAATTGAGATGGCTAATCTTACGGATTCAGCTTCAATTTTAGATATTGGAACCGGGACAGGTAAGGGGACTGTTCCATTTGCTGAAAAGGGCTACGCTATCTACTGTTTAGAGCCAGGTGAAAGACTTATTGCAATAGCATCTCAAAATATGCGCTTATATCCAAAGGTGATATTTGAGACAGTTACTTTAGAGGATTGGAACTTACGCCCAAGCGCCTTTGATTTAGCAATATCTGCCCAAGCTTTTCATTGGGTAAATCGTGAAAAAGGGTATCCAAAAGTTGCACAAGCTTTAAAAGAAAAAGGTTATATTGCGTTTTTTTGGAATTTCTCTATTTTACCAGATACTTCAATATTTCAGGCGCTCAAAGAAACGTTTCAAAAATATGTACCTACAATATCTAATGCTAAACCATCCTCAGTTGAATCACTAATAAAAAAAAGAGAAAACTGGATATTAAATAGCTTTTATTTCAAAAACCTAGTGGTCAAAAAATATCCTTGGTCTATTAATTATGATGCAGAAGGATATCTAGGTCTTCTGAAAACTCAAACTGCTTATCAAAAATTTACTGGAACTGAAAAGCAGGATTTTTCTGATGCTATTATACAGATATTAAATGCTCACGGAGGATATGTTACTAAACCCTATTTATCGGTTCTTTTCTTTGCTCAAAAAATTTAA
- a CDS encoding caspase family protein gives MYLIKRRHFIQFASSTFATLGLSQIDIMQKGNRYAQVLSQSTPRKLALLVGINNYLNNERGDNLRGCITDVDLQEKLLTHRFGFEPNNILKLTSDPADKQPTRKNILEAFEEHLIKQAKPGDVVVFHFSGHGSRLPDPDPIQQCRNDNYNSTLVPSDDGANGVTQDIMGRTLFLLISALKTENVTVVLDSCFSGGGTRGNFIVRAASNDNLQPSPEEIAYQEHWIKQLNIPLEKLISLRCASERKGIVFAAAKREQIAADATFDGFSAGAFTYLMTQYLWQQTGSAGSMISQITSSIKSLSRQEPLIDGDENKPVYFIKNKVFPTDAVVIKSEGKKATLWLGGIDKESLEAFTPGATFTVINNQGQTSATVKLISPRRGLIAEAELVDNRGINSLRPGMLLQESTRVIPADLKLSIGLDPSLAGDTNAAKEFVEAINRIAAITAQNQKPPYPNGVQYIFSRMTDSYRRQLQQQVTENLPVVNSLGLFTAGQELVLQSFGDAREAVKDAVQRLEPKLKSLLATRILKKTLNTNSSELDVEVCLNLVEQPSKIIAKTATSRSQKNRQVSQKIYSHKLPLQQLFQFQVTNNESTSVYISILLFDSSGDLLVIFPYKWSAPEESMQLAPQQTLVVGNPQELKLQAIEKGSGEALIIVSRKPLKNAVKTMRALAAEQKRDAGVVELKGSSTSPDEVIGDLLNDLRDVRGGGIVATPVSNSDMATLSIAFEVN, from the coding sequence ATGTACCTTATCAAACGCCGTCATTTTATCCAATTTGCTTCTTCAACCTTTGCCACTTTGGGTTTAAGCCAAATCGATATCATGCAAAAGGGAAACCGCTACGCTCAAGTTTTATCACAAAGCACCCCTCGAAAATTAGCACTCTTAGTGGGAATTAATAATTATCTAAACAATGAGAGAGGTGATAACTTGAGAGGATGTATCACCGATGTAGATTTACAGGAAAAACTTTTAACCCATCGCTTTGGTTTTGAACCCAACAATATCCTGAAATTAACAAGTGACCCAGCCGATAAACAACCCACCCGAAAAAATATTCTAGAAGCATTTGAAGAACATCTAATTAAGCAAGCTAAACCAGGAGATGTAGTAGTTTTCCATTTTTCTGGTCATGGTTCTCGACTACCAGACCCTGACCCCATTCAGCAATGCAGAAATGATAACTATAACAGCACCCTAGTACCATCTGATGATGGTGCCAATGGTGTCACACAGGACATTATGGGACGTACCCTGTTTTTGTTAATATCGGCTTTAAAAACCGAAAATGTCACTGTAGTTTTAGACAGTTGCTTCTCCGGCGGTGGTACACGAGGTAACTTTATTGTGCGTGCTGCATCTAATGATAATTTGCAGCCATCTCCAGAGGAAATTGCTTATCAAGAACATTGGATCAAACAGTTGAATATCCCCTTAGAAAAACTTATCAGTCTTCGCTGTGCTAGTGAGCGAAAAGGAATAGTTTTTGCTGCGGCTAAAAGGGAACAAATAGCAGCAGATGCCACTTTTGATGGCTTTTCGGCTGGTGCATTTACTTACTTGATGACGCAGTATCTTTGGCAACAAACTGGTAGTGCTGGGAGTATGATTTCTCAAATTACTTCCAGCATTAAATCACTTTCACGGCAAGAGCCTTTAATAGATGGTGATGAAAATAAACCAGTCTATTTTATTAAAAATAAAGTTTTCCCTACTGATGCAGTTGTTATTAAAAGTGAAGGTAAAAAAGCAACATTATGGTTGGGAGGAATAGACAAAGAAAGTTTAGAAGCATTTACACCAGGAGCTACTTTTACAGTCATCAACAATCAAGGACAAACCTCAGCAACCGTAAAGTTGATATCCCCTCGTCGTGGCTTAATAGCAGAAGCAGAACTGGTAGACAACAGAGGGATAAATTCTCTGCGTCCAGGAATGCTGTTGCAAGAATCAACTCGTGTAATTCCGGCTGACTTAAAGTTAAGTATTGGTTTAGATCCTTCTCTAGCTGGTGATACAAATGCAGCAAAAGAATTTGTAGAAGCTATCAATCGTATCGCAGCTATAACAGCGCAGAATCAAAAACCACCATATCCAAATGGTGTGCAATACATCTTCAGTCGCATGACAGATAGCTATCGAAGACAATTGCAGCAACAAGTTACAGAAAACTTGCCTGTGGTTAATAGTCTTGGTTTGTTTACCGCAGGACAGGAACTAGTATTACAATCTTTTGGTGACGCAAGAGAAGCAGTAAAAGATGCTGTCCAGCGTTTAGAACCTAAACTCAAGTCTTTGCTAGCAACTCGTATTCTCAAAAAAACTTTGAATACCAATTCGTCAGAACTAGATGTGGAAGTTTGCCTGAATTTAGTAGAGCAACCTAGCAAAATTATAGCTAAAACTGCCACATCACGGAGCCAAAAGAATCGTCAAGTCTCACAAAAAATTTATTCGCACAAATTACCTCTGCAACAACTGTTTCAATTTCAAGTGACCAATAATGAATCGACTTCTGTCTATATTTCTATCTTGCTATTTGATTCCAGTGGTGATTTATTGGTGATATTTCCCTATAAATGGTCAGCACCTGAGGAGTCAATGCAATTAGCGCCACAGCAAACACTAGTAGTTGGCAATCCACAAGAGCTAAAATTACAGGCGATCGAGAAAGGTAGTGGGGAAGCATTAATTATTGTCAGTCGCAAACCACTAAAGAATGCTGTCAAAACAATGAGAGCTTTAGCAGCAGAACAAAAGCGTGATGCTGGAGTAGTAGAGTTAAAAGGTTCATCCACAAGTCCAGATGAAGTGATTGGTGATTTGCTGAATGATTTGAGAGATGTACGTGGTGGTGGTATTGTAGCCACACCAGTGAGCAATTCTGATATGGCTACTTTGTCGATCGCTTTCGAGGTTAATTGA